The genomic stretch ATTGGGAGCAGAAACAGCTGTGTACTTAACGTCAGTGTGTACCCTAGCTGGGGCTTGGCTTGGGGcttttcctattcctttggACTGGGACAGGCCGTGGCAGGTTTGCAGGAGGTTTACACTTATGAACAATATTACATTTTCATGACCAGTGACCACAACTTtcccgtaaaaaaaaaaattaaataggttttaaaaacaaatttgtggaAATATTAATTTCCAGGTTAACCTGTTCTACCTAAtgcagtaatatttttattttgcttagtAGGCAAAAATACCATTTGTGGCAAATCTCTGCTAAGCATTAAATTGATAAAGAATAAATTCATTAATGaagcaagttttttttgtaatgcaTTACTGTCATTACATTTTGatgtacactttttttcaagtcaATCTACTCTTTATGGTGAACCACAAAATAAGCACTTACTTCCATGTTGACCTATATTTCGCTGAAATGTTGAAACATCAAAATAGACCTAGGGTTATGTCTGTGCTGAAAGGATTAATATTCATGGAACTTTACCTAAAAGTATTATTTGTAACACTGGATGGAACACTCTGAAGAGATTCTGAATCGACCTCGTCCACCATCCTTTcttgacataccaccagcaactgaacttCAGGTCAACACTagcctcccactaagacagaaatcatcaaagctatcaaaagcatgaaaagtggcataGCAGCAGGCCCAGATAGCATCCTTCAGAAgcactaaaggcagacccagaaacaacggtaaaaattttacagcccctccaacacaagatctgggaacaaaaGCTAGTActaacagactggaaactagacCACCAGGTCAAGTTACCAAAAAGAGGAGAACTCTCCCAGTGCAACAATTAGcatgtccatccccagcaaagtcctgactagggtaatactagagagactgaagaaagCACTatacaagagactgagaccagaataAGTTTTGCCAGAATATGTCTTGCCACTCTCTGCATCATCATTGAGCATATTGAGTGGCAATACCccctttataaaacttttatgGACCCCGAGAAAGCCTTTGGCAGTATAGACGGACATCATCTGTAGACTGATGATCCACTATTATGAAGACtggtcctgccaagttatccacaacagcaaactcactaaacctttcgtaatAAAGACTGgcataagacagggttgcatattatcaccgacaatcttcctaaTGGTCATggactggattatgtgcaagatGATCCAAGACAATaacaccagtatccagtggaccttcgccaaacagctagaggagctggattttgcagatgacattagtctcctatctcatcggcagcagcatgcacaaaccaaactgagtaagctagcagactGATGTGATGAGAAttaacaagcaggaactcccaatctaACTTCaaagagagaacatcctggaaacagactgcttcgCATAccgggagcattgtcaacaaggatggtggagcgaacattgacatcaaaagctgcatcaacaaggcatgctttcaacagcctatgccccatctggaacttcctagcattatccttccacagtaagacaagcatcttcaacaccaatgtaaaagcagtcctactgtatggttctgaaacctggagagtgacaaacaccatcaacaactagctccagacctttactgatgcctatgccatattctgggaataagatggcctgaaaaatCTCCAACAACAGCCTGTGGaaaaagaactaaccagaatgccactagtcaagacatcaaaaagcgcaaatggcgctggataggacacactctgcacaaaccagctgacaacCACTGCTAGGCAGGCACTTGACCGGGTCCTCTGGCGAgatgttgcggccctatgctcctcgaggagtacaTGGAATAAGCAAAACTAATTATTTCTAACACTCATTTTAATAGTAAACACTTGACTAACTGTGTATAGGATCTTGGGTTCAGTTAACAACATAGCTAAATTATTACCCAAATTGTTTGACAGATTAATGACTTATATTGATGAATGACTAGTCTTTTTTCCATTGCCTCCCTCTAGAGTTAAGTAATCTGTTGAGAAACTGTAATCAGTATTCATCGTTATTTGCAGGTGTGGCCAATCAGCTGTGTCTTAGGATCACTGTTTGGGTACTGCCTTGGTCTTCTGGCTGCTGCCATTTACATCCCCTACAAATATAAAGAGCTGTCCAAGATGAAGCTAATATAGCAGacgaaaatgtgtgtgtgtgtgtgagagagtgcatAATTGCATGCACACCCAATCAAGATTCATGTATGTTGTATGAGTGCTTGCAAGTGTGTGGGTCTGGCTGAAGTTACCCAAAATGgcatttccaaaaaaaaattttttttttttaaattatctgtgACTTTTCATAGCACCTTTGTTTTTAGGCTGTAGTGAAATAAACTCTGTAACTGTGCAATTACAGGATAAAAGACTAGAAACTTTATTTCAAGAAACATTAGTCAAAGCACTTAGCTTTGAAACAGTAAAACAAGACTTTCTTTTATCAGTATAAAACTTAAATAGCCTCAGTTTTTTGGAGCTGGCTTACTTTCACTGATCTTTTAATTGCCCGACCTAATTTGTCATTCTTTCCACAAATGCAGTATTACATACAATATACTGGACTACGGAGAATCAAACTCTAAATACTGCCTGTTGCCACTGACTGGCCTTGATATTTCCAGTCAAGATACTGTTCGGACATAAACacctttttctttgtgattaaGTTTGTTATTAATACAATATTAATCACTTAAATAACCATTATTTACTGAGCACTTATATCTCATTTACAAAATCTGTCATTtgattatctttcatttttggTTAACATTTGTTATTTACACCATGTAATAAAGCATATATCAAGAGACCTTGAATAGTGGTTTAAATTATTTAGGGATAATTCTAATCCGTATATCCAAACGATGAAATTATGTCTGGCTAATCTCTTTCCATATTTTTCTGGCATTCTGGTCAACATTCAACATTGTTCAGAATGGAATCTGTTTTGTGCACTGGCTGACATACAGATAACCACATCATCAATGTTTTCTTCCCCTAAATCTGAAATGAAACAGTCCAGAATAGAGATGTTGGGCAAAAGAAATCCCATCCAGTTTTCATGGAGTCATGCAGATGTCTGCATATCTTCACATCTCTACATGGTAAAGAATTCCAAAAGCAACCAGCATAAACTTGGATCATCAGGCAATAGCAATGTCACTTTGAATAGCATCCCAAGTACCCTCATTGCCATGGACTACAGTTAAATCATGTAACTAATCAACAAAATCTCTAAAACTGGCATAAAAGTAAAAGGCATGTACCATGGTTCTAAGCCACTCAGTAGATGGACATTTCTTGCAAAGAAAACATGGTACTGCTATTTATCTTTTAACTTATAAAAAGGTAGCTGAGACATGACTAAAGGAAAAAATGGCATATATCATAAAACacagtagtaataataataataaatacaaaatttgtaagcgcatactcacactcttaaggagcatgctcttactgcctaagaacaagaacgaaacatggacagcatacaagggacaggaaaacaaacaacatatgcacTATAAAGAataacagtactaacaaagaataaaatcaaatacaaaaatgcagagaggaaacaaagaacaagaacatcaCATTGAAAATATCTAGATTTGACAAAAACCTACCCTAAATTCAGTACTTATGGAATGTtaaggagttttttttaaaagtatttatatgcctattttgagacattttaacaaaattaaatatcaaaCAGTAGTCTTACATATTTTCATTCCTCTTAACATTCAGATAAATTGCAGTAAATTCATGCAAAAGCAGTCAACgcaaaatgttttataagcATACGGTTATCGATCTTGGCACCAAAGTCTTTATAACAGTTAGTAGCTTTATTACTTAtggacataaaatatttaatttaaacacTTACACGCATAATAGAAGATGGATGAAGGTAAAGATGAGTATACtaccacaaaaaacaaaaaaacaaactacccTACCTTGAAAACCAGGCTACTGGTGTTACTGTTTTTCTCCTAGCTGTAATTCTTTAATAATGTAAGTTTCTAAAACTTACATGTAAAATCTTCAGAGCTGCATTTGATTTGCATTTTTAGTTAATCTACTATGTATCCAGAAACAGGTGATCTTGTCACTCAAAAAGTTTAGGAAATCAAATCTTTATCTAAGTAAAATAGACTCTGGGCATAAGAACAACCATTGTCATGTATGCAGAATGCTTTCAGACAGAATATTAGTTTAAAGAGCCAGAGTTAAAGGAAAACCTTTGTCGAAGCTGAAAGGTTTGTTCTTTGTCCACTTCTTGCACAGAATCTTCTACCTTGTAAAAATCTTCCCCAGGTGAATCTTCTGATTCcttaaaatttaaagacattttaccTACAGTTTTAGCTGGTCTTGAAGTAGGTGTCATTGTAAACTGCTGAATGTAAcctgaaataaagataaaatgcaaataatgtACAGGTAAAAGTGTTTCAGAAACTTTAAATAATACATGGCAACATGACCGTTCATTAAAACTGACACATTGACAAGAATAATGTACTGCTGCTTTACCTTTCTGCATATCCTTTTCCGATTTTTTGTCCTCTTTCAGTAGAACGCCTAAACGCTCCTTCCTTGCTTGATATGTTAGTTCCTGCTTCTCAGGCTCCTCCAGCAtttgtgtgttctgtgtgttaATCTTATACCAGGAAAGTAGTGATACCAAAGACAGCCACAAAAAATTGAAGGTTATTCCTATTAAAGCACTTGTGAATGGCCAGAAAAAGAGGTAATATCTGCAATAGGGTAAGAGAAAATACCTCAGTGTTGATGGCATGAACCAGATATTTACTGATTTAGTATCTGGTATTAAAGgttatgtttttaaatacatgtaagTACCATTAAAGATCTTTTCTAGACTAACAAGatgcaaaatattcaaagaatGAGCTACAtcagaagacataaaaaacaaaattaactttgTATGTTGAACATTATACCTTAGACCCTTGTACACAGCATGGAACTTAAGTTGACCAGAATAAAATTCCAGTTGCCTGCTATGGATTTCGACCAGTGCTCCTACTGCTGGATGGTACTGTTtaggggtttaaaaaaaaatcccataaaaatgtttattaaaagtcTGTGGATGTGTATCCAAGTGgcctttgtttacatgtaaaaCATGCTGCTCTTGCTATTTAGTTTGAAAATTATATCTGCAcccattaaatattttatgttcttcttcttctattcATCAacagttactttaaaaaaaagaaataaatgcctttcatgaaaaatataaccCAATATGTACTTTCTCTGACAGCACATGCACGTGTGTCAATGCATGTATacagtttgtttattcactccTTCATTAACACACTCATGCCTTACCACATCATCCCAAAATTTATCAAAGAGTTCTATGCTCAGGATTTGTTTCTGTTCGAAGAAACCAAGTAAATAGAGGGGAGACAAAGACACTGTCTGTATGGTCTGCAGCAGGTTAGACTGGTAACGCAAAGCTGTCtgcaaatgcaaaaacaaattaacaaattaaaaagaaagttgaaaTCTCAAAAAGGCTTATTAAgcataaaaatcttaaaataagaaaaatattattaactcCACTGGCTAttataggaaaaaaaaggtatacttaaatacatgcacatgcacactctctctctcattcgcATACATCGCCCACACATTTCAGATTCACCATAGATACCAAAACACCTgagcatgcacatacacattcagGATGCATCAGCAAAGATTTTGCCTACAGGTGATGGGTCACAGCCAAAAGTTCTACTAACTGCATGCACCACCACAACTAATTGTCAATAATTGCCAAAAAACAGTCACCTAAATATCTTATGCTATGAAAGTGTTCACAATATCAAGCGATGAAAAATAGTAGCACTAATGCACCATATCCTAAAGCAGGACCTTTTTATGAAGATTCTAGTTTTATATGTTTCTAGCAATCCGCAAAGCCACTCCTGACTCTCATATCTAGATGTCACAATCTTTATTCAAATTATGGCCTCAGAAGATAAACCAGccaatttcttctttcatcttacCCTGCTGGCATTTTCTCTTATGTAATCTGAAGTACATGTAATTAAAACTTACTGCCCTAGATGATTCTTGTATGATGTTGCCAAATCTGTCATACACTCTCATGATGATCATAAATGTACCTGCAGTGACAATGGTTACACTTAGTGTGTAgtttatgaaaaaaactttgcagATGTGTGctgtgtacatgcacatgcatcCTAATCCCAGGATGAACACTTTGCAAACAATGCTTCAGATTTTCATTTAAAGATCcatgcttaaaataaatgagtgaaacaaaatttgttttattttcattcttagGAAAATGAAATCTTCATAACTGCAATAAATTAAATCAAAAAGcatctcatttttcttctgttcactTTTATGATCAAGGAACATGTAAACATGAGACTTAAAAGAATCACATGTAAACAGGTTTTTATAGCACTGAATTCTGATACCCAAATTACATGAATGCTTTTTGGATGCATTATTATGGATCAAGTGATGCCAGTACGGAAACACACCTAAATCTCTGTTTGTCATTGAATCAGGAACTTCCAGATCAAAGGAAATGCGATACTGCTGACCTCTGCCCAGAACCTATTAAGAAGAAACTCGGATTATGTAAGGAAAATTTGGAGAATGGGATGGGGAACAACCTAAACCTATGCATGTCATAGCTTCTCAGCCTATACATTAATatgttacaaaaatatcatTCAGCTTGCTACTTAGATTTTTGGCATCATCATGTTCTGTCTTTCTACTCACGATTGCTACGTCCATAAGATGAAATGTTCTTTCCTTGCATAATTAGAAATTTGGGGGAGGGGTATTTTTCTATAATCTAACATTATAGTAAGGTTGTTACTGTACATCGCTATTTAGCTTAGGCAGGGatgaatatgcacacacatacaacatcaGCATACTATCCACCCAAACACTGACACAAAAGccaaaatggaaaataatttcctttttcacaTGTTACAGTTCTTCCATGCTTAAAGGAAGATCCCACCTCCTAGTGTATGAATTGTTATTATGTAAACATAATATCATTTGCTTAGAACAAATTTAGCATGTCATTTAGATTTTTGCAGACAACTTTACTTACATGACTACCTTTTAAGAAAACATCCTTTATATGATTTTTCAAAATAGAACTCTACTGAAAACCAGTTGTagaatgtgaaagaaaagtaaatgcCCAGATAAACTGACTTTGTCTAGTGATTGAATGGGTTCTCTAATTACTAAagacacaatttttatttttaaatgaagtaaaTCAAGATGTTTGACAATTCTCGTTTCCAAGTCTAGATAAAGTTTCATATCAACTTTCAATAAATAAGTCATCAAAGCAAAATCCCCATAAAAacctgtaaacatatttttatttccaataaaaatacatcaacaaGATACAAAATTGATTATTTTTGCACTTAAAATACCTTACCTCTGCCCTTCCCTCCTCAGACAGTGTGACATTTGCCATGGGAAAGGAACACATGCCAACTCCAGATGGACAAACTCTGGAAGAAAATTTGGTACATGTCCTTAGACATTGTCatgatttttacaatttttggaGACTGATAACATTGCCCAACTGAAGGCAGAAGTATAAATGCTCATTGTGCAATCCTTATGACTGCAACTTTTAAACTAATTGATTTAAGATTCTTTCCAGAATGTACAGCAGCTTTAaaatcttcctttatttcttcattgatacattaaaaaagggaggtaacaaaAGTGACTGGCACGTCTACATTTTCATAATGATAGTTAAAAAGtattgcaaaatatttgtttacgttATGATTTTATTAAATTGCTTTACCTACGGGTAATAGGTTACCTATTTGTGTTATTTGATGCACAAACAGAAGGAAACAGAGGGATACAATTTGCCTcatgattaaaaatattcatttctgcAAGTTTAGCcagtttcataaataaaataacactttcTACATGCACCACTAATACAATCTCTTTTCTATCTTAAGCAGTGGGTCGCTTATCTTTACTGCAACTTCTCAATTTCCACAAAACTGTGTTGCATGCTAATGGAATTTCCCTGCTACAAGTTATTCAATTTATCGAGTGCGTACATCAgggattttatttaaaatgaaaagtattaGTATAAAACTTAAAGCCAGAAGTCATCCTATCAATTAACCTAACAAAAGAATGAATACGAAACAGGTCATTTTACGCCTAACACTCAATGAAATGTTAATAGAGAATCTCATtatcaaaattctttttgaagtATGTACTTTCGTCGACTGTTGTTTACCTAAACTTGAAGTGTGCTGATCGTGCCAGAGATGCAGATGGCACGTAGATGTGGTAAAAAGtggcataaaacacaactgCAAGCCATGCTAAAAATGAGGCGAACGCACCATATAGTATGACACGTTCTATCGTCTTTGTAAGCGTGAAGAGGGTCCATAAGGCCAAATTGTGCCACCAATCTACAAGTAGCCTAAAGACAGAGAACATGGCAAACAACTATCAAACTGGTGCTGTTGCGAACCTACACGACCCGCCCTTCTTAAGTAGTTAGAGTTATCTAACATTTCTGACCTTTGCACCCCTTCAGtcattgacaaaataaataaagacaagattCACTAAAATGATCACgtgaaaaaaacgaaaaataaacatgattacTTTAAGTGTTTAATTAGAGAATAACTTGCAATAATGTTTGCATTTATGCAATTTGTACGGTTTGAGGTCGACCGGATGTTGATTACAGACTTGTGGGAATAACTTCAACCCGCCATTGTTGGTCACGTTTGGCTGGAAAACATAAACTTTATGGTCAGTtaggaaataaatattaattctgCCTAATCAGATGGCTTACTGACATATCGTCCGAAGTAAATTTATCCACAATAAGGTAACTTCGCTTAAATGCGACCTATTTGCGTTACCTTTTGCTACTATTTACCCCCTCACCGAGTTGAGGAGATAGTCCTCCATTCAGAATTAGTGTCTTGATTGATAAAGAATCCGATATGATGTATTAACTGAAATACAAATTATGATTTCGACTTTGGTATCGATTCCATGAAGTTGTAACCagtgaaaaagattttgtttattgtCGTACTGTTAATTATTTGACACCAACGTTCCTTAAAGGTGAGTCGCTGAGCAACAAAAAGTATGCAGTTTCCGCGGATTTTCGCACTTACATTGCTGACAGTAACAAGCAAACTATGTTCCTTTTTCGCTCTACATCATTCTTTCCAGAACACAAAAAAGTCACgcagtataataataatgtttactttCTGTTGTTAGAGATTTTGACACCATGGCTCAAGATACTTTATCAGGCGGGAATAACAGTTATCCCGGAGTAACAAGTCCGATTAGTTTGGCAGAACCAAAGCAAGCTGATTTGGAACTGAGCGATAAATTGGAAGAGGCTCTTCGCCCTCATGGAGTGTTTGAAAGTGAAGCCGAAATGGCACACAGGTAActttaaatataaactgttttttATCCATTAATTGAAAAAGTATATTTGACACGTTCttgatattaaaattaaaaaaaacaacaacttattTTTGATATGAATATGCCATCACATAGGCATTaatgtttgtggtttttgtaTATCCGTgtgtcttttaaatgttttctttttaaacaaattagCTGTGGGTAGAGATAATTTTACCTAGCTAGAGTTATAATACATAATCTAGATTCATCCATGTTGCGACCTaagttttgcttgtttgcatTGCTTTTTCCTTGTTTAAATGGGGAATGCAATTGGTAAATCCTGCACAGATTAGAACCAACAAAGCCTTCagttatatatttctttatattttgccAATAAAGTGATCatcaaataaagttttgttgtcACTACAGTTAAGGATAACAccaggtggtttttttttattggtttactt from Pomacea canaliculata isolate SZHN2017 linkage group LG8, ASM307304v1, whole genome shotgun sequence encodes the following:
- the LOC112571359 gene encoding uncharacterized protein LOC112571359 — encoded protein: MFSVFRLLVDWWHNLALWTLFTLTKTIERVILYGAFASFLAWLAVVFYATFYHIYVPSASLARSAHFKFRVCPSGVGMCSFPMANVTLSEEGRAEVLGRGQQYRISFDLEVPDSMTNRDLGTFMIIMRVYDRFGNIIQESSRATALRYQSNLLQTIQTVSLSPLYLLGFFEQKQILSIELFDKFWDDVYHPAVGALVEIHSRQLEFYSGQLKFHAVYKGLRYYLFFWPFTSALIGITFNFLWLSLVSLLSWYKINTQNTQMLEEPEKQELTYQARKERLGVLLKEDKKSEKDMQKGYIQQFTMTPTSRPAKTVGKMSLNFKESEDSPGEDFYKVEDSVQEVDKEQTFQLRQRYSFDEVQSIAENIKSHTKIQPKIGIVCGSGLGDLANHVTNSDTICYSQIPKFPVSTVPGHDGKLVFGLLGGKPVVLMRGRIHYYEGHPMWRVAVPVRIMKALGITTVILTNAAGGLNPEYKTGDIMIIKDHIDLPGLTGECVLIGKNDERFGPRFPATVNTYDQSLQDLAKTIAEKLGYAKILRQGTYVMVGGPTFETVAESRLLRLFGADAVGMSTVPEAIVARHCGLRVFGISLITDMCPQDYNVSRATTHEEVLLVGERRAKDLQKLVTSLVEQMND